In the genome of Salvelinus sp. IW2-2015 unplaced genomic scaffold, ASM291031v2 Un_scaffold19, whole genome shotgun sequence, the window ggtctggttgagctgtgctgtgatggacCAGGTCTGGTTAAGCTGTGCGGAGGTGGGCCTGGTATGGTAGCATAGGAGAGAGGTTGTAGGGGGAATTGAAGAGGTTGGTGTGGAGGACAGTGTGGCTCCAAAATCTGCATTGTGCCTATTTGACTGCGTACGGTTTGGGCATAGCTCAGTGTATGTATATGCAGTTCCTGGGAGAGAAGTGGTGGAGAGTGGTGTGGGGGCAGTGTTGCTGGCTGTTCTCCAGTCTCTGTGAGGCACCACCGGATGCAGGTCTAAAGGAGCATTTGATTTGTCTCAGGAAGTTGGTGGATGTTCTGTTGCTCTTGTGGACTGGCCACCCAGAGCAACATCCTTAACATCCTGGCAAAGGTGGGGACTGCCTTTGTAATGGcaattttaatgtttgtgcttataactcatttctgtgttctattcatgtgctgttctataaaccaatttctgtgttcatacaaGTGCCTGactgaacgaatcctcactatcagtagctgcaatttggcagtatgcccagaccTTATTTTGAGAACAAtaccttgtgaggtattggtctgtcacatgttgtgaaccagtattggtcggtcacatgaatgaaacggtaatgattaatgaattatgttatatgtgtatagccgtatataagataactgctgggactgccccagcagagctcctgatatacctgtgtactatggtgcattgagttggttggaacctctccagttgACAAATAAGCAATGATTCATATTAAGactgactttgagtgtccctgtgtaagaatttccacaacagccTCTTTGTACATGTATACATTGTCGTAAAGAAAGTAATGGCTACTGTAATTATCACAGTGTCACAGGTATAATAACAACTTAAAGAATATTTTTCCTCTTGAGCCACAAGAGGTACTCTATATGGACATAAATAATGCTTAACTCACTTTTCCTGGTGTGTGCTATTGGCATATGTAACAATGACACAGACAGGACAtacaaaataatttaaataacAGTAGGCTGCAATCAacacaaagataataaaacactgTATTATAAAATAACTGTGTTATWCAAAAAACAAACTACTAGATACATTAAAGTATTGTATCGCACTCTCTCGCTTTCTATTTACAATGCGTGTACAGAATATTAGGAACACCCCRcagaacagcctcaattcatcgggtcttggcctctacaaggtgtcaggGATGCAGGCCCAACATGGCCCATGTtgagtccaatgcttcccacagttgtcaagttggctggatgtcctttgggtggtYgaccattcttgatacacacgtaaaactgttgagcatgaaaaactcagcagcgctgcagttcttgacacaaactggtgcgcctggcacctactaccatatcctgttcaaaggcacttcaatattttgtctcacccattcaccctctgaatggcaaacatacacaatccatctctCCATTGGCttacaaatccttatttaacttgtctcctccccttcatcgacactgattgaagtggatttaacaagtgacatcaataagggatcatagctttcacctggattcacctggtcagtctatgtcatggaaagagcaggtgtccttaacgttttatacactcagtgtatatacacattaGTTAATAGAAAGTATATATTACATTCCCAATGTCCCCGACAATGCCATCAGTTCCCATCTCATAATATGCAGTCCTGTCAATGGTTTGCAAGGTGCCCTGGATAATGGTGATTTACCAGTGCTGGTCCCCATTGGCAGCTCTTCAGTTCGTTTAGCCTCTTTAGCCTGAGTTCATTTAGCCTCTCCTCATTTTCCGATAAACATGACTCCATTGAAGAGTTCATTGATCACCTCTTGTGAGAAGCCTCCACCTGTCACTGGTAGGCTCTCTGAAACAGGCAGCCAGCCTCACACATTGCCATTTCATCCTGTAAATGGTGCTCTCCTTTCCTCCGGTTTTTACACCATTCATTTTTTCATCCTTCTCATGTTTGCCTCAGCTGAAACAACAAATAAAGACACattttcaataataaaaaaaaacgatATAACTTTCTGTCATTGACCACTTTTACAATAATCGTAAGTCTCATGCTGCTGGTATATTGTAAACATGGTGAACAGTGAATGGTCTTCATACTGTTGTAGTGCTGCGGTAGCATAGGCTGGGCGATTACTAGTTTGAAGGCTTCTATCCACTCCCTCTGGTCCTGCTCCTGGTCACACAGGAAGACAAACTGCCTGTCTGGTGTCTCCAAGGTCACTCCGAACCTCCACCTGCCACTGCGGCTCCCCTTAGGCTGGCCCTCCCTCACAGAGTAGCCATGGACCTCTGTGCCGATGAAGACAGCTCCCAGTTCCAAGGCATCCTATGTACggacacacaccaatacacacacacacacacacacacacacacacacacacacacacacacacacacacacacacacacacacacacacacacacacacacacacacacacacacacacacacacacacacactgcaacataTCCACAAATACATATCCACAAATACAAATGGCTTATGCATGTTCTCTGTTGTCATTACCAGTGAAGTTTTGAAGTAGGACAGCTTTCTGTCCGATAAGTTAAAGATGAACCATCTCTTCTTGAATGGCTCCCATTGCTAAGAACAGACACAGAAGGCACAGAATCAGCCCTGGCTGACCATCATACAGGTTGAGTTTCTGGTGCTCTCGGTGTATATCACTTTAAAACTTCACTATGTTCAATGAATTTGATGGATTACTAACCGTTGGGCCGGTTTTCTCCATGTAGCCTTCTTTAATGCTACTTCTGGTTATCAAAGGTACAAGCTGCACAAACCAAAACATAGAAAGGAGACAGATCTGTACAGAGGGAGTCATTGAAAGGATGACGTCACCTGTGACATATCATGTCAATTACGGCGATACAAGACTTCTACTTTGAACTCACGTCACTGTCCCTGGCATTAGGGTCGACTTTCTTGAGGTAAGCAAACCTGGTGGCCCGAATCGCATTGAAACAGGACACAATTTCCTAGAAGTAGGAGAGAGAAATTTGACCCCAAGTCTTCATGACAACGTTTCAATTGAGTTTTGTCATAGGTTATTACCTGGCTGTTGTCATGGTAAACAAACAGGTTTCTGGTCCGTTCTTCCTCCAGGTAGGAGATTTGCAGCCCGTGGGCGTGGCCTATCTTTTCCGGCTGGAACACYGCATTGAGGTCCTTCATAGAGATGACTGCTTTGGGCTTCTTGGACTAGGGTCAATAATACACAACAGGCAGCATTATAATGATCCCTTCTCAGGTATtttatatttaacatttatttaaccaggtaagttaaTTAacatcaaattcttatttacaatgacggcctagcaagAGGGAAAGGCCTCTTGCGGcgatgggggctgggataaaaattaaaataaaattgacAAAACGAATCACGACAAatgagacaccacaacactacataaagagacctaaaacaacaacacaacatggcagcaacacagcatgacaaaaacatagcatgacaacaacatggtagcaacacagcatggcagcagcaccACATGgtaacagcacaaaacatggcacaaacattcttaggcacagacaacagcacaaagggcgaAATGGTAGAGATTTTTTTTTTWAAACACGCGAAGCAGCCACCAGTGTCAGTAAGACATTCTTCCTACCGAACCACataacctttgttttggaggtgttcagaacaaggttaagggcagagaaagattGCAGGACTACGCTTTGTTGCAGAGCATGacacacaaaatctggggaggagccagctgagtataataggctgaccacaccgctcgcgttgcgtcgttgcaaaatacatttagaaatctatattattcaattattgcacccacactgctcacgcgcgtcaacaagcgtctgcgttgccacgggctaaaatagaactcctttctatttcggacgcagatcgcgctggaagtcctgcctctcccatctcctcattggtttatagaagcaggtacccacgtgccatctcctcattggttatacccacgtgggtgattgaaagacgaactgtgttgctgatcggtgtagtaatactatgaaagtttagatgccaatcaccatataagttcaaagatgaaaaagcctggaaggaggagagatgactagaaacgatttggttgaccgttttatgtgtgYATTAATTGTCMgagtagaggaccttgtgcatttcaggtWAAYtaacaactcaatgtttatatcccaggacaaattagctagcaacagcaagctagctaaataggacaaattagctagcaagtgcaagctaactagctaaattgccataaatgtttaatgcttttcgacttgttcccaaattaatgtaattggttcagaatttgttttgatattttaacctgcgtgttgtgattgcgtttggtgtagtgggacaaaatacatttatgcacgatggcgcatgaTGGTGCACGTGCTcagccagtttgggttccgtgtaagactgtatcatctgcaaataagtggatgcagtgcattcagaaagtattcagaccacttccctttttccacactttgttacatgacagccttattctaaagttgataaaatccatttttttcatcatcaatctacacacaataccccataatgacaaagcaaaaacaggtttttagacatttttgcaaatctatcaccaagactcttactagagctggccgcccggccaaactgaccaatccggggagaagggccttggtcagggaggtgaccaagagcccgatggtcactctgacagagctccagagttcctctgtggagatgggagaaccttccagaaggacaaccatctctgcagcactccaccaatcaggactttatggtagagtggccagacagaagccactccagtaaaaggcacatgacagcccacttggagtttgccaaaaggcatctaaaggactctcagaccatgacaaacaagattctctggtctggtgaaacaaatCTGACAGAGTGTGAATGgttctgcagagaataatgggagaaactccccaaatacaggtgtgccaagtttgtagcgtcatacccaagaatacttgaggctgtaatcgctgccaaaggtgcttcaacaaagtactgagtaaaggttctgattacttacgtaaatgtgatattccagtTTCTTTTCTTTTATAAATTTGAAAAAacaattatacatatttttttgctttgtcattatggggtattgtgtgtagattgatgaggggggaaaacaattgaatccattttaggatatggctgtaacgtaacaaaatgtggaaaaagtaaaggggtctgaatactttccgaatgcattgtaagtTGATAAGAGCCTACTGCCTGaggtatgttgttgatgtaaattgagaagaggggCCTGGGATCGAGCATTGGGGTGGCAGGTGGGCTgaaacagcagatgttctgactttatataCTGCACTCTTTgaaagaggtagttagcaaaccagaccaaagacccctcagagacaccaatacaccTTAGCcgacccacaagaatggaatggtctaccgtgtcgaaagctttggccaagtcaataaagaGAACAGTTTAACACTGCTTAGAGTTAAGGGCAGTGATGACATAATTTGGGACCTTTatggttgcagtgacacatccataaccagattgcataccagagagaatactatagacatcctgaaagccagtcagttgattattgacaagttttccaacaattttgataaacagggcaagatactgtagaaattggcctataagagttaggatcagcttgatctcccccttttaaataaaggatgcaccgtggctgccttccaagctctgggaacctccccagagaggagagacgggctAGGCAACGAtaggggctgcaaccttaaagaagaaaggatctaaaccatctgacccagaagttttttgggggtcaagtttaaggagctcctttagcacgtCAGACttagtgaccgcctgcagggagaagctGTGTAGCGAGgtagaggaaaaagagggaggagcatcagg includes:
- the LOC112067991 gene encoding arf-GAP with dual PH domain-containing protein 2, translated to MANPERNKKILLDMVKQPSNDHCADCGAPEPDWASYKLGVFVCVNCSGTHRDLPAISRIKSIRLDFWDDSLVEFMKTRGNAAANAFYEKCVPPFYYRPQEKDCVVLKDQWIRAKYERREFTGENNSLQQGYSSGLYEGILWKKGKDNKQFLKRRFLLSETDFTLRYFTKEDSKKPKAVISMKDLNAVFQPEKIGHAHGLQISYLEEERTRNLFVYHDNSQEIVSCFNAIRATRFAYLKKVDPNARDSDLVPLITRSSIKEGYMEKTGPTQWEPFKKRWFIFNLSDRKLSYFKTSLDALELGAVFIGTEVHGYSVREGQPKGSRSGRWRFGVTLETPDRQFVFLCDQEQDQREWIEAFKLVIAQPMLPQHYNTEANMRRMKK